One window of Caldisericum exile AZM16c01 genomic DNA carries:
- a CDS encoding radical SAM protein, with translation MGAGQTIKKVALTKTVEWAIGYLEKDPERNLKKVVDVLYNASNTFNLPPVFKDQLKGVKNLVDNKRPGAQLVINLLKDTNPNIAKKLAVNFIVNAAWWGVPIQREITKKDGFNVPWFMLVDPTEKCNYNCIGCWAGSYDRAHELSFERFDRLMEEAKELGIYFIVVSGGEPTIYPHLLDIFKKHNDMAFMFYTNGSLISEKYAERLAEVGNAVPCISVEGFKEKTDWRRGPGAWDRVVKAMDNLKKAGVPFGYSVTETSKNIEEVLSDEFVDFMIDKGAKIAWYFQYIPTGKDPDITLMLTPEQRLYSYRRIHEIRANKPLFAADFWNDGPYTGGCLAGGRRYLHITADGGIEPCAFIHLAQGNINEISLKEALQLPFFKEIQKLQPYSDNLLRPCMIVDNPDVFRKIGSLPGVRSTDGTLENMYKEVGKHLDELSKKWEEISRPVFERDYPEVARKTKEYKKKKEEILTKANGNIEQFYVSDEIEK, from the coding sequence ATGGGTGCAGGGCAAACAATTAAGAAAGTTGCCCTCACGAAAACTGTTGAATGGGCAATTGGGTATCTCGAAAAGGACCCGGAGAGGAACCTAAAGAAAGTCGTAGATGTCCTTTACAATGCTTCGAACACATTCAACCTTCCACCTGTTTTTAAGGACCAACTAAAAGGAGTTAAAAATCTTGTTGATAATAAAAGACCTGGTGCGCAGCTTGTCATAAATCTACTTAAAGATACAAACCCCAATATTGCAAAGAAGCTCGCAGTTAACTTTATTGTGAATGCAGCATGGTGGGGTGTACCAATACAAAGAGAGATAACAAAGAAAGATGGTTTTAATGTCCCCTGGTTTATGCTTGTTGATCCAACAGAAAAGTGTAACTATAACTGTATTGGTTGTTGGGCTGGATCTTATGATAGAGCACATGAATTATCTTTTGAAAGATTTGATAGATTAATGGAAGAAGCAAAAGAACTTGGTATTTACTTCATTGTTGTATCGGGCGGTGAGCCAACAATATACCCACATCTTCTTGACATCTTCAAAAAGCATAACGACATGGCATTCATGTTCTATACAAATGGTTCGCTTATAAGCGAAAAGTATGCAGAGCGTCTTGCAGAAGTTGGCAATGCAGTGCCATGTATAAGTGTTGAAGGCTTTAAAGAAAAGACTGATTGGAGAAGAGGACCTGGTGCCTGGGATAGGGTTGTAAAGGCAATGGATAATCTAAAAAAGGCAGGAGTCCCATTTGGATACTCTGTAACTGAAACAAGCAAAAATATTGAAGAAGTTCTTTCAGATGAATTTGTTGACTTCATGATTGATAAAGGTGCAAAGATTGCATGGTACTTCCAATACATACCAACAGGAAAAGACCCTGATATAACTCTCATGCTTACACCTGAACAAAGGCTTTACTCATATAGAAGAATTCATGAGATTAGGGCAAATAAGCCTCTCTTTGCTGCAGACTTCTGGAATGATGGCCCTTATACAGGAGGATGCCTTGCAGGTGGAAGAAGATATCTTCACATTACAGCAGATGGTGGTATCGAGCCATGCGCATTCATACACCTTGCCCAGGGAAACATCAATGAGATAAGTTTAAAGGAAGCACTCCAACTTCCATTCTTTAAAGAAATCCAGAAACTTCAACCTTATTCTGACAATTTATTACGCCCTTGTATGATTGTTGATAATCCTGATGTATTTAGAAAGATAGGGTCACTTCCTGGTGTTCGCTCAACAGATGGCACATTAGAGAATATGTATAAAGAAGTTGGAAAACATCTTGATGAACTTTCAAAGAAATGGGAAGAAATTTCTCGTCCTGTCTTTGAAAGAGATTATCCTGAGGTTGCAAGAAAAACAAAAGAGTACAAGAAGAAAAAAGAAGAAATTCTTACAAAAGCAAACGGAAACATAGAACAATTCTACGTTTCAGATGAGATAGAAAAGTAA
- a CDS encoding LexA family transcriptional regulator, whose translation MISAKITRRQLQFLEAVVKLYKETGLPVSYKDIASRLGVSRWTSYDILQELYKKGFLSVKYRPVGGPGRSEILYEPTEDAIERVESANLFAPITTMGKWFVEIQKKIEKLSVDSAINFVYDHIKNEQNSLIVLLYTLALTIILTKVFNVELREMVNLKAIFNSNTYAPAVLMFFVESIYGILEKNKDSEKIKLDLSEFNKLEEIVRKFRDSSSQVSPSFQDRILKLLSALI comes from the coding sequence ATGATAAGCGCAAAAATTACAAGGAGACAATTGCAGTTCCTTGAAGCAGTTGTAAAATTATACAAAGAAACGGGACTTCCTGTTTCATACAAGGATATTGCTTCCAGATTAGGTGTAAGTAGATGGACGTCCTACGATATTTTGCAGGAACTATATAAGAAGGGTTTTCTTTCAGTTAAGTATCGCCCAGTTGGTGGGCCTGGAAGATCAGAAATTCTCTATGAGCCAACAGAAGATGCAATAGAAAGGGTAGAAAGTGCAAACCTTTTTGCACCTATCACTACAATGGGAAAGTGGTTTGTAGAAATACAAAAAAAGATTGAAAAACTAAGTGTGGATTCGGCAATAAACTTCGTATATGACCACATAAAAAATGAGCAAAACTCACTTATTGTTTTGCTTTATACACTCGCCTTAACAATAATTCTTACAAAGGTATTTAATGTTGAATTGAGAGAAATGGTAAATTTGAAGGCAATCTTCAATTCAAATACCTATGCGCCTGCTGTCCTTATGTTCTTTGTTGAATCAATTTATGGAATCCTTGAAAAAAATAAAGATTCAGAAAAAATAAAACTTGATTTAAGCGAATTTAATAAATTAGAGGAAATCGTTAGAAAATTTAGAGATAGTTCATCTCAAGTTTCACCTTCCTTTCAAGATAGGATTTTAAAGCTTTTAAGTGCATTAATATAG
- a CDS encoding metal-dependent transcriptional regulator, whose translation MQYTKSIEDYLEAIFVVREQKGYVRVKDIADLLNVKLPSVTEIIKKMQESGLIEHTPYGEIKLTEIGENVGRNVWQKHKALYEFLKDYLKVDDDTAFKEACLIEHSVSQDTIEKLKEFLKNLEEK comes from the coding sequence ATGCAATACACAAAAAGTATAGAAGATTACCTTGAAGCAATTTTTGTTGTCCGTGAGCAAAAAGGTTACGTACGTGTTAAAGATATAGCCGATTTATTAAATGTAAAACTTCCATCTGTAACAGAAATCATTAAAAAAATGCAGGAAAGTGGCCTTATCGAACACACGCCTTACGGAGAAATAAAACTCACAGAAATTGGAGAAAACGTTGGCAGAAATGTTTGGCAAAAGCACAAAGCCCTCTATGAGTTTCTCAAAGATTATCTTAAAGTTGACGATGATACTGCTTTTAAAGAGGCTTGCCTTATTGAGCATTCTGTCTCTCAAGATACCATCGAAAAGTTAAAAGAGTTCTTAAAAAACTTGGAAGAGAAATAA
- the gdhA gene encoding NADP-specific glutamate dehydrogenase — protein sequence MSQIDDVIAKVKALDKDQPEFIQAVTEVLTTLKPTEEKHPEFVKAKIYERIVEPDRVIMFRVTWEDDTGEIHVNRGFRVQFNNAIGPYKGGLRFHPSVNLGIIKFLGFEQIFKNALTTLPMGGGKGGSDFDPKGKSDREVMRFTYAFMRELYRHIGPDTDVPAGDIGVGAREIGFMYGYYKKIVNEHTGVLTGKGLEYGGSLIRPEATGYGLVYFTSEMLSTRNTDFANKVVAISGSGNVAQYAAEKSIQLGAKVITLSDSNGTIVDEEGIDAKKLAFVMDLKNVKRGRIKEYVNEYPHAKYFEGKSVWDVIRDEGLRVDIALPCATQNEIDESHANALVKNGVIAVAEGANMPSNLEAINIFRDNKVLYGPAKAANAGGVAVSGLEMTQNSIRLQWSREEVDNKLREIMRNIHKTSLEAAATYGYPGDYLVGANIAGFVKVAKAMLAFGVI from the coding sequence ATGTCACAAATTGATGATGTAATTGCTAAGGTAAAAGCCTTAGACAAGGATCAGCCAGAATTTATACAGGCTGTAACAGAAGTATTAACAACTCTTAAGCCAACTGAGGAAAAGCACCCTGAATTCGTAAAGGCAAAAATCTATGAAAGGATTGTTGAGCCAGATAGAGTTATTATGTTCAGGGTAACTTGGGAAGACGATACAGGTGAAATTCATGTAAACAGAGGCTTTAGAGTTCAGTTTAACAATGCAATTGGACCTTACAAGGGCGGCTTAAGATTCCATCCATCCGTAAACCTTGGAATTATTAAATTCCTCGGATTCGAACAGATCTTTAAGAATGCGCTTACAACCCTTCCAATGGGTGGTGGAAAGGGTGGCTCAGACTTTGATCCAAAAGGAAAAAGCGATAGGGAAGTAATGAGATTTACTTACGCATTCATGCGTGAACTTTACAGGCACATTGGTCCTGATACAGATGTCCCTGCAGGAGACATCGGTGTTGGCGCTCGTGAAATTGGATTCATGTATGGATACTACAAGAAAATTGTAAACGAGCATACAGGCGTTCTCACAGGTAAAGGGCTTGAATATGGCGGCTCACTTATTAGACCTGAAGCAACAGGATATGGTCTTGTTTACTTTACTTCCGAAATGCTTTCAACACGAAATACCGACTTTGCAAATAAGGTTGTTGCAATAAGCGGCTCTGGAAACGTTGCGCAATACGCAGCAGAAAAATCAATCCAACTTGGTGCAAAAGTTATAACGCTCTCCGATTCAAATGGTACGATTGTTGATGAAGAGGGAATTGACGCAAAGAAACTTGCATTTGTTATGGACCTTAAGAATGTAAAGCGTGGCAGAATCAAAGAATACGTGAATGAATATCCTCACGCAAAATACTTTGAAGGAAAATCTGTTTGGGATGTAATTAGAGACGAAGGTCTTAGGGTAGACATCGCACTTCCTTGCGCAACACAGAATGAAATTGATGAAAGTCATGCAAATGCCCTTGTAAAGAATGGTGTAATTGCAGTTGCTGAAGGCGCAAATATGCCTTCAAATCTTGAAGCAATTAACATCTTTAGAGACAACAAAGTCCTTTATGGCCCTGCAAAGGCAGCAAACGCAGGCGGAGTTGCCGTATCTGGTCTTGAAATGACTCAGAATAGCATAAGACTCCAGTGGTCAAGAGAAGAAGTCGATAACAAACTAAGAGAGATCATGAGAAATATCCATAAGACTTCCCTTGAAGCAGCGGCAACTTACGGCTATCCTGGTGATTATCTTGTTGGTGCAAATATTGCTGGATTTGTCAAGGTTGCAAAGGCAATGCTTGCTTTTGGAGTAATATAA
- a CDS encoding lysylphosphatidylglycerol synthase transmembrane domain-containing protein: MEGRGTRSIEKTLRRVLLLSIITFGVLIYLIFRNISLKELVNSLKPAWFLLLFMNTGVVVLMNGVKFKALVKSLKSDISYIDSLKIVLSSVFASNITPYYSGGIATQMYLLKKIKNDFNASTLVSISYTILTVIVSLIFAIIFFILPHPFLKGIRGSFLISVIALAFALSGLALFFMANPEKTKNFIKFIIRKFNLKFDEIQILLEVDAFSEGLKFMLKNPLNLMKLVLISFISQLLYEMIGLTSLKAIGINFDFYEAFLTQIASNFIATVGITPGGMGIVEGSYLLLFVPISHHFAPLQTFLFRMFSYYIPSLIGAFVFYRTLGTFDSEVLYK; this comes from the coding sequence ATGGAAGGAAGGGGCACAAGAAGTATAGAAAAAACATTGAGACGGGTGCTCCTTCTTTCCATTATAACATTTGGAGTTCTAATATATCTAATATTTCGAAATATTTCCCTAAAGGAACTCGTTAATTCATTAAAGCCTGCATGGTTTTTGCTACTTTTTATGAATACAGGTGTTGTTGTCCTCATGAATGGCGTTAAATTTAAGGCACTTGTAAAATCACTTAAAAGCGATATCTCTTATATTGATTCCTTGAAAATCGTCCTCTCATCAGTTTTTGCCTCCAATATCACGCCTTATTATTCTGGTGGTATTGCAACACAGATGTACCTACTAAAAAAGATAAAAAACGATTTCAATGCCTCAACGCTTGTATCGATTTCATACACAATTCTTACAGTTATTGTATCTCTCATTTTTGCGATTATTTTCTTTATACTTCCGCACCCGTTTTTAAAAGGTATTAGAGGAAGCTTCCTAATAAGTGTAATTGCTCTTGCATTTGCGCTTTCGGGACTTGCACTATTTTTTATGGCAAACCCAGAAAAAACAAAAAACTTTATAAAATTCATTATAAGAAAATTTAACCTAAAATTCGACGAGATACAAATTTTGCTTGAGGTAGATGCGTTTTCAGAAGGTCTCAAATTCATGCTTAAAAATCCTTTAAACTTAATGAAACTCGTCCTTATAAGTTTCATAAGTCAACTTCTCTATGAAATGATTGGGCTAACAAGCCTTAAAGCAATAGGCATTAACTTTGATTTTTACGAAGCATTCCTAACTCAAATTGCTTCAAACTTCATTGCAACAGTTGGAATAACACCAGGTGGTATGGGCATTGTTGAGGGAAGTTATCTTTTACTTTTTGTTCCAATTTCACATCATTTTGCACCACTTCAAACGTTTCTATTCAGGATGTTTTCATACTATATACCATCTCTTATTGGTGCCTTTGTCTTTTATAGAACTTTAGGCACTTTTGATAGTGAAGTATTATACAAATAA